A window from Drosophila nasuta strain 15112-1781.00 chromosome 3, ASM2355853v1, whole genome shotgun sequence encodes these proteins:
- the LOC132790276 gene encoding vacuolar protein sorting-associated protein 51 homolog encodes MDEKENPYDMDSSSFDSDRYLEKLLKDCSLKQIMDTEAAVVKDTQTLHSDMQTLVYENYNKFISATDTIRKMKDDFKQMETDVNLLMNKMQSITTFSEQITGTLQGTRSQLCRLSEKHSLLKRLQFLSTLPAKLKALIEEQNYAQAVQDYLHAQKVFAQYGRQPSFDGIQRDCDAIMAELKERLRQDFQRAGNTAQSLTEIGELLLQLDEKTSDLASEMLRCAGKRLHEQIAMLQDQTERDMLEFVDMGIEGFLNDLALVVTSYFDMFVAKHYEHERDDFQENALHELNIFLNQNIDSYLSLVQDRVESDIGFGDTQVMLRALDRLHRRLQAMRNICRGLQVQRNTLDIIIAAAHQLCDAHGKSLRDHFADSLSAVRLSLVSSKSDVATGVNLNDLISNLYVAMVEKIKGVLQDLLIFLRTDWSFNIKAEHKGALCVEGIREQLLIGFLRHIAKMMCGFADASGSSPPNLLLVLSKTCLELEQQGVHVLIALVDDLYEIDSENSATLTHETEICAEMRETAQALLDAYVRLQGTNISQMLRKSVETRDWLNCLEPRSVRAVMKRVVEELGSIEAVVASLYETSGNPGFRTTASSDSSRKTYFSNFNAAKPQYRSNWSNYTPSQLESSYVSNIHRLFSERVDIFTSVEFSKTSIVMGIIKIGLKTLLECVRLRTFSKFGLQQIQVDAHYLQMNLWRFVSDENLVNFLLDEILGSAVHRCLESVLMEPNAVEIICERG; translated from the exons atGGATGAGAAAGAAAATCCATACGATATGGATAGCTCCAGCTTCGACTCGGACAGATATCTAGAGAAGCTGCTGAAAGATTGCTCCCTCAAGCAGATAATGGACACGGAAGCAGCCGTGGTGAAGGACACACAAACATTGCACTCGGATATGCAAACGTTGGTCTATGAGAACTACAACAAATTCATTTCGGCCACGGATACTATACGCAAGATGAAGGACGACTTCAAGCAGATGGAGACGGATGTGAATCTGCTGATGAACAAAATGCAATCGATAACCACGTTCAGTGAGCAAATAACGGGAACACTGCAAGGCACTCGCTCCCAGCTGTGTCGCCTCTCCGAGAAACATTCGCTTTTGAAGCGTTTGCAGTTTCTGTCCACGCTACCAGCTAAGCTCAAAGCACTCATAGAGGAGCAGAATTATGCGCAAGCTGTACAGGATTATCTGCATGCCCAGAAAGTGTTTGCCCAATATGGCAGGCAGCCTTCCTTCGATGGTATACAACGTGATTGTGATGCCATCATGGCCGAGCTAAAAGAGCGGCTGCGCCAGGACTTTCAGCGAGCTGGGAACACGGCTCAGTCGCTAACCGAGATCggtgagctgctgctgcagctggacGAGAAGACGTCGGACTTGGCCAGTGAGATGCTGCGTTGTGCGGGTAAGCGGTTGCACGAACAGATTGCCATGCTGCAGGATCAGACGGAGCGCGATATGCTCGAGTTTGTGGACATGGGCATCGAGGGATTCCTCAACGATTTGGCCCTGGTGGTGACCTCCTATTTCGACATGTTTGTGGCCAAGCACTACGAGCACGAGCG CGATGACTTCCAGGAGAACGCGCTGCACGAGCTCAACATCTTTCTCAATCAGAACATCGACAGTTATCTGAGCCTCGTGCAAGATCGCGTTGAATCCGACATTGGCTTCGGCGACACACAAGTCATGCTGCGTGCCCTCGATCGTCTCCATCGCCGGCTGCAGGCCATGCGCAACATTTGCCGCGGCCTCCAGGTGCAGCGCAACACGCTGGATATCATTATTGCGGCCGCACACCAACTGTGCGATGCGCATGGTAAGAGTCTGCGGGATCATTTCGCAGACAGCTTGAGTGCTGTGCGTTTGTCGCTGGTTTCATCTAAAAGCGATGTAGCCACGGGCGTCAATTTGAACGATCTCATTAGCAATCTGTATGTGGCCATGGTGGAGAAGATCAAGGGCGTGCTGCAGGATCTGTTGATCTTCTTGCGCACCGATTGGTCCTTCAACATCAAGGCGGAGCACAAGGGCGCCTTGTGTGTCGAAGGCATACGCGAGCAATTGCTGATTGGCTTCTTACGGCACATTGCCAAGATGATGTGCGGCTTTGCTGATGCCTCTGGCTCTAGTCCACCCAatctgctgctggtgctgtcAAAAACCTGCCTGGAACTGGAGCAACAAGGCGTGCATGTGTTG ATTGCCCTGGTCGATGATCTTTACGAGATTGATTCGGAGAACAGCGCCACGCTTACACATGAAACTGAAATTTGTGCCGAGATGCGTGAGACAGCTCAGGCATTGCTTGATGCCTATGTACGTCTCCAGGGCACCAACATCTCGCAGATGCTGCGCAAAAGCGTCGAGACGCGAGATTGGCTCAACTGCCTTGAACCACGTTCTGTTCGCGCTGTGATGAAGCGCGTCGTGGAGGAACTGGGCAGCATTGAAGCAGTTGTTGCCAGTCTCTATGAGACTTCAGGTAATCCCGGCTTTCGCACCACGGCCAGCAGCGATTCCAGTCGCAAGACGTACTTCAGCAACTTTAATGCTGCCAAGCCGCAGTATCGATCCAATTGGTCGAATTATACGCCATCGCAGCTGGAGTCGAGCTATGTGTCCAACATACATCGATTGTTCTCGGAGCGTGTGGACATCTTTACCTCGGTGGAGTTTAGCAAGACCTCCATAGTCATGGGCATCATTAAAATAGGTCTCAAG ACACTGCTGGAGTGCGTGAGATTACGCACGTTTAGCAAGTTTGGACTACAGCAGATCCAGGTGGATGCGCACTATCTGCAAATGAATCTCTGGCGCTTTGTCAGCGACGAAAA TCTGGTCAACTTTCTGCTGGACGAAATACTCGGCTCGGCTGTGCATCGCTGCCTGGAATCCGTGTTGATGGAACCCAACGCTGTGGAGATTATCTGCGAGCGTGGTTAG
- the LOC132790277 gene encoding transcription factor grauzone: MICRLCLNSANDTIQIFEGVGLSLNVATVLAKYFWFQPKNDDPISTAVCVDCWTRVNDFNEFYCSVEKAHRLLTERFSLKSGEQEKTKQIASAQKAEPIEDVKELIDASDEDEFDDAVFDQGHEDETVDALYENDSESEASFSNEQFLNDVVAQQDAEQLNEPTEEEQEEVVVVKQEVDPVVTPERRETRATRAKSKAASQLPEETPAEKPLPVKRRGRAKTEKVEVSSVEEDSGSKGSKRYVDYKKSMVEIDEKIAQHMRLTCSICHEGQTTFLLLCKHMQQVHHRKGYAVCCNKKFYKRSFLTDHIDRHSNPEKFKCNLCGRTFADKQCLRNHELLKHQPEEEKTFICEHCPKRYTKQYLLDQHRIIHKERTVPCDLCDRRFPNFSMLCTHVKMVHGNYGTMCDICAQVIRGQAAFQRHQLEHAGITEPKVQCDICGSWHKNKYSLKKHVSRHNGNSVESTCNICGKVSPNRSAMLSHMRYVHTADRVHGCSVCNKKFKKAINLKEHMATHTGEVLYKCPHCPKTFNSNANQHSHRKKCHPKEFEEARRARLQNRMEPSNVTGDGKSNKSSMITVTTAGATEGEMETHNILVTTAEQSDGDGDDDDVEFKGEDIEFMLTLSPQPVE; the protein is encoded by the exons ATGATTTGCCGCCTGTGCCTGAACAGCGCCAACGACACCATACAGATATTTGAGGGCGTTGGCTTGTCCCTAAACGTTGCCACGGTGCTAgccaaatatttttggttCCAG CCAAAAAACGATGATCCCATCTCAACGGCTGTCTGTGTGGACTGCTGGACACGCGTCAATGATTTTAACGAGTTCTACTGCAGCGTGGAGAAGGCGCATCGCCTCCTCACCGAAAGGTTCTCGCTAAAGAGCGGCGAACAGGAGAAGACCAAACAAATTGCTTCTGCGCAAAAGGCCGAACCCATTGAAGATGTGAAAGAACTCATAGATGCCAGCGATGAGGATGAATTTGATGACGCTGTCTTCGATCAAGGGCACGAAGATGAAACTGTTGATGCTCTATACGAAAATGACAGCGAAAGTGAAGCATCATTTAGCAACGAGCAGTTTCTCAACGATGTGGTGGCTCAGCAAGATGCTGAGCAACTCAACGAACCAACAGAGGAAGAGCAGGAGGAAGTGGTGGTAGTAAAGCAAGAGGTGGACCCAGTTGTGACCCCAGAGCGTCGAGAGACGCGTGCCACACGcgccaaaagcaaagcagcaagTCAATTGCCGGAGGAGACTCCAGCAGAGAAACCACTGCCCGTTAAGCGCAGGGGCAGAGCAAAGACTGAAAAGGTCGAGGTCAGTAGTGTTGAAGAGGATTCTGGTAGCAAAGGTAGCAAACGTTATGTGGATTATAAGAAATCGATGGTGGAGATCGATGAGAAGATAGCGCAGCACATGCGACTCACCTGCAGCATTTGCCACGAGGGCCAGACGACgtttctgctgctgtgcaAGCACATGCAGCAAGTACATCATCGCAAGGGCTATGCGGTCTGTTGCAACAAGAAGTTCTACAAGCGCTCCTTTCTCACCGATCACATTGATCGTCATTCCAATCCCGAGAAATTCAA ATGCAATCTCTGTGGTCGCACGTTTGCGGATAAACAGTGTCTGCGCAACCATGAGCTGCTCAAGCATCAGCCCGAGGAGGAGAAGACATTCATTTGCGAGCACTGTCCCAAGCGCTACACGAAACAGTATTTGTTGGATCAGCATCGCATCATACACAAGGAGCGCACAGTGCCCTGTGATCTCTGCGACAGGCG CTTTCCCAATTTCTCCATGCTGTGCACGCATGTGAAAATGGTCCACGGCAACTATGGCACCATGTGCGACATCTGCGCCCAGGTGATACGTGGCCAGGCGGCCTTCCAGCGCCATCAACTTGAGCATGCGGGCATCACAGAGCCCAAAGTGCAGTGCGATATTTGCGGCTCGTGGCACAAGAACAAGTACAGCCTGAAGAAGCATGTGAGCCGACACAATGGCAACTCCGTGGAGAGCACCTGCAACATCTGTGGCAAAGTATCGCCCAATCGCAGCGCGATGCTGAGTCACATGCGTTATGTGCACACCGCCGATCGTGTGCATGGCTGCAGTGTGTGCAACAAGAAGTTCAAGAAGGCCATCAACCTGAAGGAGCACATGGCCACGCATACGGGCGAGGTGCTGTACAAGTGTCCGCATTGCCCGAAGACCTTCAATTCGAATGCCAATCAGCATTCGCATCGCAAAAAGTGCCATCCCAAGGAGTTTGAGGAGGCGCGTCGAGCGCGTTTGCAGAATCGCATGGAACCGAGCAACGTAACAGGCGATGGTAAATCAAATAAGTCCAGCATGATTACGGTTACTACCGCTGGTGCGACGGAGGGGGAAATGGAGACGCACAACATACTGGTAACGACGGCCGAGCAAAGCGACGGCGATGGTGATGACGATGATGTGGAATTTAAGGGCGAGGACATTGAGTTTATGCTAACGCTGAGTCCACAACCAGTGGAATGA